From the Gouania willdenowi chromosome 19, fGouWil2.1, whole genome shotgun sequence genome, one window contains:
- the LOC114481354 gene encoding calcium/calmodulin-dependent protein kinase type II subunit gamma-like isoform X15 has product MATTATSTRFTDEYQLYEELGKGAFSVVRRCVKKSSGQEYAAKIINTKKLSARDHQKLEREARICRLLKHPNIVRLHDSISEEGFHYLVFDLVTGGELFEDIVAREYYSEADASHCISQILESVNHIHQHDIVHRDLKPENLLLASKMKGAAVKLADFGLAIEVQGDQQAWFGFAGTPGYLSPEVLRKDPYGKPVDIWACGVILYILLVGYPPFWDEDQHKLYQQIKAGAYDFPSPEWDTVTPEAKNLINQMLTINPAKRITAEQALKHPWVCHRSTVASMMHRQETVECLRKFNARRKLKGAILTTMLVSRNFSVGRQHTNSAAAASSTASLAQEACKSLLNKKSDSAKESQSTVVHNPPDGVKGSTESNATNDEEEMKGRKQEIIKITEQLIEAINNGDFDAYTRICDPGLTSFEPEALGNLVEGMDFHKFYFDNLLSKNSKPVHTTLLNPHVHLIGEDAACIAYIRLTQFVDSTGRPRSSQSEETRVWHRREGKWLNVHFHCSGAPAAPLQ; this is encoded by the exons GGGAGCTTTTTCAGTGGTGCGGAGGTGTGTGAAGAAGTCATCAGGACAGGAATATGCTGCAAAAATCATCAACACTAAGAAGTTGTCAGCGAGAG ACCATCAGAAACTAGAGAGAGAGGCTCGTATCTGTCGTCTGCTGAAACACCCAAACATTG TGAGACTGCATGACAGCATTTCAGAGGAAGGCTTTCATTACCTAGTCTTTGACCT CGTGACAGGAGGAGAGCTTTTCGAAGACATTGTAGCCAGGGAGTACTACAGCGAGGCCGACGCCAG TCATTGCATTAGTCAGATCTTGGAGAGTGTCAATCATATCCACCAGCATGATATTGTGCACAGAGACCTCAAG CCTGAAAACCTGTTGTTGGCCAGTAAGATGAAGGGAGCCGCAGTGAAGCTGGCAGACTTTGGCCTTGCTATTGAAGTGCAGGGAGACCAGCAGGCATGGTTTG GGTTTGCAGGCACTCCTGGTTATCTCTCCCCTGAGGTCCTGAGGAAGGACCCCTACGGCAAGCCTGTGGACATATGGGCTTGTG GTGTTATTCTCTATATCTTGTTAGTGGGATATCCTCCTTTCTGGGATGAGGATCAACACAAACTCTATCAGCAAATCAAAGCTGGAGCCTATGAT TTTCCCTCCCCTGAGTGGGACACAGTGACTCCAGAGGCAAAGAACTTGATCAATCAGATGTTGACCATTAACCCAGCAAAGAGAATCACCGCCGAGCAGGCCCTCAAACACCCATGGGTCTGC CACCGCTCTACAGTGGCCTCCATGATGCACAGACAGGAAACTGTTGAATGTCTTCGCAAGTTCAACGCTCGTCGAAAACTTAAG GGAGCCATTCTCACCACCATGCTGGTGTCCAGAAACTTCTCAG TGGGCCGGCAGCATACCAACTCTGCTGCTGCCGCCTCCTCCACAGCCTCACTGGCTCAGGAAG CATGCAAAAGTTTACTCAATAAGAAGTCGGATTCTGCTAAG GAGTCTCAGAGCACAGTGGTGCACAACCCTCCCGATGGAGTCAAG GGCTCAACGGAGAGCAACGCCACCAACGACGAGGAGGAAATGAAAG GTCGTAAACAGGAGATCATCAAGATAACGGAGCAGCTGATTGAAGCCATCAACAACGGCGATTTTGATGCCTACac GAGGATCTGTGATCCCGGACTGACCTCCTTTGAACCCGAGGCCTTGGGAAACCTGGTGGAGGGAATGGACTTCCACAAGTTCTACTTTGATAACT TGCTGAGCAAGAACAGCAAGCCGGTGCACACCACCCTCCTCAACCCTCACGTGCACCTGATTGGCGAGGACGCTGCCTGCATCGCCTACATCCGTCTCACGCAGTTCGTGGACTCCACAGGCCGCCCGCgctccagccaatcagaggagaCCAGAGTGTGGCACCGTCGTGAGGGGAAGTGGCTGAACGTTCACTTTCACTGCTCAGGAGCGCCTGCTGCACCACTCCAGTGA
- the LOC114481354 gene encoding calcium/calmodulin-dependent protein kinase type II subunit gamma-like isoform X14 gives MATTATSTRFTDEYQLYEELGKGAFSVVRRCVKKSSGQEYAAKIINTKKLSARDHQKLEREARICRLLKHPNIVRLHDSISEEGFHYLVFDLVTGGELFEDIVAREYYSEADASHCISQILESVNHIHQHDIVHRDLKPENLLLASKMKGAAVKLADFGLAIEVQGDQQAWFGFAGTPGYLSPEVLRKDPYGKPVDIWACGVILYILLVGYPPFWDEDQHKLYQQIKAGAYDFPSPEWDTVTPEAKNLINQMLTINPAKRITAEQALKHPWVCHRSTVASMMHRQETVECLRKFNARRKLKGAILTTMLVSRNFSVGRQHTNSAAAASSTASLAQEACKSLLNKKSDSAKESQSTVVHNPPDGVKGSTESNATNDEEEMKGMKGRKQEIIKITEQLIEAINNGDFDAYTRICDPGLTSFEPEALGNLVEGMDFHKFYFDNLLSKNSKPVHTTLLNPHVHLIGEDAACIAYIRLTQFVDSTGRPRSSQSEETRVWHRREGKWLNVHFHCSGAPAAPLQ, from the exons GGGAGCTTTTTCAGTGGTGCGGAGGTGTGTGAAGAAGTCATCAGGACAGGAATATGCTGCAAAAATCATCAACACTAAGAAGTTGTCAGCGAGAG ACCATCAGAAACTAGAGAGAGAGGCTCGTATCTGTCGTCTGCTGAAACACCCAAACATTG TGAGACTGCATGACAGCATTTCAGAGGAAGGCTTTCATTACCTAGTCTTTGACCT CGTGACAGGAGGAGAGCTTTTCGAAGACATTGTAGCCAGGGAGTACTACAGCGAGGCCGACGCCAG TCATTGCATTAGTCAGATCTTGGAGAGTGTCAATCATATCCACCAGCATGATATTGTGCACAGAGACCTCAAG CCTGAAAACCTGTTGTTGGCCAGTAAGATGAAGGGAGCCGCAGTGAAGCTGGCAGACTTTGGCCTTGCTATTGAAGTGCAGGGAGACCAGCAGGCATGGTTTG GGTTTGCAGGCACTCCTGGTTATCTCTCCCCTGAGGTCCTGAGGAAGGACCCCTACGGCAAGCCTGTGGACATATGGGCTTGTG GTGTTATTCTCTATATCTTGTTAGTGGGATATCCTCCTTTCTGGGATGAGGATCAACACAAACTCTATCAGCAAATCAAAGCTGGAGCCTATGAT TTTCCCTCCCCTGAGTGGGACACAGTGACTCCAGAGGCAAAGAACTTGATCAATCAGATGTTGACCATTAACCCAGCAAAGAGAATCACCGCCGAGCAGGCCCTCAAACACCCATGGGTCTGC CACCGCTCTACAGTGGCCTCCATGATGCACAGACAGGAAACTGTTGAATGTCTTCGCAAGTTCAACGCTCGTCGAAAACTTAAG GGAGCCATTCTCACCACCATGCTGGTGTCCAGAAACTTCTCAG TGGGCCGGCAGCATACCAACTCTGCTGCTGCCGCCTCCTCCACAGCCTCACTGGCTCAGGAAG CATGCAAAAGTTTACTCAATAAGAAGTCGGATTCTGCTAAG GAGTCTCAGAGCACAGTGGTGCACAACCCTCCCGATGGAGTCAAG GGCTCAACGGAGAGCAACGCCACCAACGACGAGGAGGAAATGAAAGGTATGAAAG GTCGTAAACAGGAGATCATCAAGATAACGGAGCAGCTGATTGAAGCCATCAACAACGGCGATTTTGATGCCTACac GAGGATCTGTGATCCCGGACTGACCTCCTTTGAACCCGAGGCCTTGGGAAACCTGGTGGAGGGAATGGACTTCCACAAGTTCTACTTTGATAACT TGCTGAGCAAGAACAGCAAGCCGGTGCACACCACCCTCCTCAACCCTCACGTGCACCTGATTGGCGAGGACGCTGCCTGCATCGCCTACATCCGTCTCACGCAGTTCGTGGACTCCACAGGCCGCCCGCgctccagccaatcagaggagaCCAGAGTGTGGCACCGTCGTGAGGGGAAGTGGCTGAACGTTCACTTTCACTGCTCAGGAGCGCCTGCTGCACCACTCCAGTGA
- the LOC114481354 gene encoding calcium/calmodulin-dependent protein kinase type II subunit gamma-like isoform X16, with product MATTATSTRFTDEYQLYEELGKGAFSVVRRCVKKSSGQEYAAKIINTKKLSARDHQKLEREARICRLLKHPNIVRLHDSISEEGFHYLVFDLVTGGELFEDIVAREYYSEADASHCISQILESVNHIHQHDIVHRDLKPENLLLASKMKGAAVKLADFGLAIEVQGDQQAWFGFAGTPGYLSPEVLRKDPYGKPVDIWACGVILYILLVGYPPFWDEDQHKLYQQIKAGAYDFPSPEWDTVTPEAKNLINQMLTINPAKRITAEQALKHPWVCHRSTVASMMHRQETVECLRKFNARRKLKGAILTTMLVSRNFSACKSLLNKKSDSAKESQSTVVHNPPDGVKGSTESNATNDEEEMKGRKQEIIKITEQLIEAINNGDFDAYTRICDPGLTSFEPEALGNLVEGMDFHKFYFDNLLSKNSKPVHTTLLNPHVHLIGEDAACIAYIRLTQFVDSTGRPRSSQSEETRVWHRREGKWLNVHFHCSGAPAAPLQ from the exons GGGAGCTTTTTCAGTGGTGCGGAGGTGTGTGAAGAAGTCATCAGGACAGGAATATGCTGCAAAAATCATCAACACTAAGAAGTTGTCAGCGAGAG ACCATCAGAAACTAGAGAGAGAGGCTCGTATCTGTCGTCTGCTGAAACACCCAAACATTG TGAGACTGCATGACAGCATTTCAGAGGAAGGCTTTCATTACCTAGTCTTTGACCT CGTGACAGGAGGAGAGCTTTTCGAAGACATTGTAGCCAGGGAGTACTACAGCGAGGCCGACGCCAG TCATTGCATTAGTCAGATCTTGGAGAGTGTCAATCATATCCACCAGCATGATATTGTGCACAGAGACCTCAAG CCTGAAAACCTGTTGTTGGCCAGTAAGATGAAGGGAGCCGCAGTGAAGCTGGCAGACTTTGGCCTTGCTATTGAAGTGCAGGGAGACCAGCAGGCATGGTTTG GGTTTGCAGGCACTCCTGGTTATCTCTCCCCTGAGGTCCTGAGGAAGGACCCCTACGGCAAGCCTGTGGACATATGGGCTTGTG GTGTTATTCTCTATATCTTGTTAGTGGGATATCCTCCTTTCTGGGATGAGGATCAACACAAACTCTATCAGCAAATCAAAGCTGGAGCCTATGAT TTTCCCTCCCCTGAGTGGGACACAGTGACTCCAGAGGCAAAGAACTTGATCAATCAGATGTTGACCATTAACCCAGCAAAGAGAATCACCGCCGAGCAGGCCCTCAAACACCCATGGGTCTGC CACCGCTCTACAGTGGCCTCCATGATGCACAGACAGGAAACTGTTGAATGTCTTCGCAAGTTCAACGCTCGTCGAAAACTTAAG GGAGCCATTCTCACCACCATGCTGGTGTCCAGAAACTTCTCAG CATGCAAAAGTTTACTCAATAAGAAGTCGGATTCTGCTAAG GAGTCTCAGAGCACAGTGGTGCACAACCCTCCCGATGGAGTCAAG GGCTCAACGGAGAGCAACGCCACCAACGACGAGGAGGAAATGAAAG GTCGTAAACAGGAGATCATCAAGATAACGGAGCAGCTGATTGAAGCCATCAACAACGGCGATTTTGATGCCTACac GAGGATCTGTGATCCCGGACTGACCTCCTTTGAACCCGAGGCCTTGGGAAACCTGGTGGAGGGAATGGACTTCCACAAGTTCTACTTTGATAACT TGCTGAGCAAGAACAGCAAGCCGGTGCACACCACCCTCCTCAACCCTCACGTGCACCTGATTGGCGAGGACGCTGCCTGCATCGCCTACATCCGTCTCACGCAGTTCGTGGACTCCACAGGCCGCCCGCgctccagccaatcagaggagaCCAGAGTGTGGCACCGTCGTGAGGGGAAGTGGCTGAACGTTCACTTTCACTGCTCAGGAGCGCCTGCTGCACCACTCCAGTGA
- the LOC114481354 gene encoding calcium/calmodulin-dependent protein kinase type II subunit gamma-like isoform X7: MATTATSTRFTDEYQLYEELGKGAFSVVRRCVKKSSGQEYAAKIINTKKLSARDHQKLEREARICRLLKHPNIVRLHDSISEEGFHYLVFDLVTGGELFEDIVAREYYSEADASHCISQILESVNHIHQHDIVHRDLKPENLLLASKMKGAAVKLADFGLAIEVQGDQQAWFGFAGTPGYLSPEVLRKDPYGKPVDIWACGVILYILLVGYPPFWDEDQHKLYQQIKAGAYDFPSPEWDTVTPEAKNLINQMLTINPAKRITAEQALKHPWVCHRSTVASMMHRQETVECLRKFNARRKLKGAILTTMLVSRNFSVGRQHTNSAAAASSTASLAQEACKSLLNKKSDSAKPSTNNSKNSIVSAINALKDTNMATNAQMESQSTVVHNPPDGVKGSTESNATNDEEEMKGMKADSTALSLSSATEEMPPLLPSPQGSPASRKQEIIKITEQLIEAINNGDFDAYTRICDPGLTSFEPEALGNLVEGMDFHKFYFDNLLSKNSKPVHTTLLNPHVHLIGEDAACIAYIRLTQFVDSTGRPRSSQSEETRVWHRREGKWLNVHFHCSGAPAAPLQ, from the exons GGGAGCTTTTTCAGTGGTGCGGAGGTGTGTGAAGAAGTCATCAGGACAGGAATATGCTGCAAAAATCATCAACACTAAGAAGTTGTCAGCGAGAG ACCATCAGAAACTAGAGAGAGAGGCTCGTATCTGTCGTCTGCTGAAACACCCAAACATTG TGAGACTGCATGACAGCATTTCAGAGGAAGGCTTTCATTACCTAGTCTTTGACCT CGTGACAGGAGGAGAGCTTTTCGAAGACATTGTAGCCAGGGAGTACTACAGCGAGGCCGACGCCAG TCATTGCATTAGTCAGATCTTGGAGAGTGTCAATCATATCCACCAGCATGATATTGTGCACAGAGACCTCAAG CCTGAAAACCTGTTGTTGGCCAGTAAGATGAAGGGAGCCGCAGTGAAGCTGGCAGACTTTGGCCTTGCTATTGAAGTGCAGGGAGACCAGCAGGCATGGTTTG GGTTTGCAGGCACTCCTGGTTATCTCTCCCCTGAGGTCCTGAGGAAGGACCCCTACGGCAAGCCTGTGGACATATGGGCTTGTG GTGTTATTCTCTATATCTTGTTAGTGGGATATCCTCCTTTCTGGGATGAGGATCAACACAAACTCTATCAGCAAATCAAAGCTGGAGCCTATGAT TTTCCCTCCCCTGAGTGGGACACAGTGACTCCAGAGGCAAAGAACTTGATCAATCAGATGTTGACCATTAACCCAGCAAAGAGAATCACCGCCGAGCAGGCCCTCAAACACCCATGGGTCTGC CACCGCTCTACAGTGGCCTCCATGATGCACAGACAGGAAACTGTTGAATGTCTTCGCAAGTTCAACGCTCGTCGAAAACTTAAG GGAGCCATTCTCACCACCATGCTGGTGTCCAGAAACTTCTCAG TGGGCCGGCAGCATACCAACTCTGCTGCTGCCGCCTCCTCCACAGCCTCACTGGCTCAGGAAG CATGCAAAAGTTTACTCAATAAGAAGTCGGATTCTGCTAAG CCTTCTACCAACAACAGTAAGAACAGTATAGTGAGCGCCATCAATGCCCTGAAAGACACCAACATGGCGACCAACGCCCAGATG GAGTCTCAGAGCACAGTGGTGCACAACCCTCCCGATGGAGTCAAG GGCTCAACGGAGAGCAACGCCACCAACGACGAGGAGGAAATGAAAGGTATGAAAG cGGACAGCACGGCGCTGAGTTTGAGCAGCGCCACAGAAGAGATGCCCCCACTTCTGCCCTCACCTCAAGGTTCACCTGCCA GTCGTAAACAGGAGATCATCAAGATAACGGAGCAGCTGATTGAAGCCATCAACAACGGCGATTTTGATGCCTACac GAGGATCTGTGATCCCGGACTGACCTCCTTTGAACCCGAGGCCTTGGGAAACCTGGTGGAGGGAATGGACTTCCACAAGTTCTACTTTGATAACT TGCTGAGCAAGAACAGCAAGCCGGTGCACACCACCCTCCTCAACCCTCACGTGCACCTGATTGGCGAGGACGCTGCCTGCATCGCCTACATCCGTCTCACGCAGTTCGTGGACTCCACAGGCCGCCCGCgctccagccaatcagaggagaCCAGAGTGTGGCACCGTCGTGAGGGGAAGTGGCTGAACGTTCACTTTCACTGCTCAGGAGCGCCTGCTGCACCACTCCAGTGA
- the LOC114481354 gene encoding calcium/calmodulin-dependent protein kinase type II subunit gamma-like isoform X13 encodes MATTATSTRFTDEYQLYEELGKGAFSVVRRCVKKSSGQEYAAKIINTKKLSARDHQKLEREARICRLLKHPNIVRLHDSISEEGFHYLVFDLVTGGELFEDIVAREYYSEADASHCISQILESVNHIHQHDIVHRDLKPENLLLASKMKGAAVKLADFGLAIEVQGDQQAWFGFAGTPGYLSPEVLRKDPYGKPVDIWACGVILYILLVGYPPFWDEDQHKLYQQIKAGAYDFPSPEWDTVTPEAKNLINQMLTINPAKRITAEQALKHPWVCHRSTVASMMHRQETVECLRKFNARRKLKGAILTTMLVSRNFSACKSLLNKKSDSAKPSTNNSKNSIVSAINALKDTNMATNAQMESQSTVVHNPPDGVKGSTESNATNDEEEMKGRKQEIIKITEQLIEAINNGDFDAYTRICDPGLTSFEPEALGNLVEGMDFHKFYFDNLLSKNSKPVHTTLLNPHVHLIGEDAACIAYIRLTQFVDSTGRPRSSQSEETRVWHRREGKWLNVHFHCSGAPAAPLQ; translated from the exons GGGAGCTTTTTCAGTGGTGCGGAGGTGTGTGAAGAAGTCATCAGGACAGGAATATGCTGCAAAAATCATCAACACTAAGAAGTTGTCAGCGAGAG ACCATCAGAAACTAGAGAGAGAGGCTCGTATCTGTCGTCTGCTGAAACACCCAAACATTG TGAGACTGCATGACAGCATTTCAGAGGAAGGCTTTCATTACCTAGTCTTTGACCT CGTGACAGGAGGAGAGCTTTTCGAAGACATTGTAGCCAGGGAGTACTACAGCGAGGCCGACGCCAG TCATTGCATTAGTCAGATCTTGGAGAGTGTCAATCATATCCACCAGCATGATATTGTGCACAGAGACCTCAAG CCTGAAAACCTGTTGTTGGCCAGTAAGATGAAGGGAGCCGCAGTGAAGCTGGCAGACTTTGGCCTTGCTATTGAAGTGCAGGGAGACCAGCAGGCATGGTTTG GGTTTGCAGGCACTCCTGGTTATCTCTCCCCTGAGGTCCTGAGGAAGGACCCCTACGGCAAGCCTGTGGACATATGGGCTTGTG GTGTTATTCTCTATATCTTGTTAGTGGGATATCCTCCTTTCTGGGATGAGGATCAACACAAACTCTATCAGCAAATCAAAGCTGGAGCCTATGAT TTTCCCTCCCCTGAGTGGGACACAGTGACTCCAGAGGCAAAGAACTTGATCAATCAGATGTTGACCATTAACCCAGCAAAGAGAATCACCGCCGAGCAGGCCCTCAAACACCCATGGGTCTGC CACCGCTCTACAGTGGCCTCCATGATGCACAGACAGGAAACTGTTGAATGTCTTCGCAAGTTCAACGCTCGTCGAAAACTTAAG GGAGCCATTCTCACCACCATGCTGGTGTCCAGAAACTTCTCAG CATGCAAAAGTTTACTCAATAAGAAGTCGGATTCTGCTAAG CCTTCTACCAACAACAGTAAGAACAGTATAGTGAGCGCCATCAATGCCCTGAAAGACACCAACATGGCGACCAACGCCCAGATG GAGTCTCAGAGCACAGTGGTGCACAACCCTCCCGATGGAGTCAAG GGCTCAACGGAGAGCAACGCCACCAACGACGAGGAGGAAATGAAAG GTCGTAAACAGGAGATCATCAAGATAACGGAGCAGCTGATTGAAGCCATCAACAACGGCGATTTTGATGCCTACac GAGGATCTGTGATCCCGGACTGACCTCCTTTGAACCCGAGGCCTTGGGAAACCTGGTGGAGGGAATGGACTTCCACAAGTTCTACTTTGATAACT TGCTGAGCAAGAACAGCAAGCCGGTGCACACCACCCTCCTCAACCCTCACGTGCACCTGATTGGCGAGGACGCTGCCTGCATCGCCTACATCCGTCTCACGCAGTTCGTGGACTCCACAGGCCGCCCGCgctccagccaatcagaggagaCCAGAGTGTGGCACCGTCGTGAGGGGAAGTGGCTGAACGTTCACTTTCACTGCTCAGGAGCGCCTGCTGCACCACTCCAGTGA